In Arachis hypogaea cultivar Tifrunner chromosome 17, arahy.Tifrunner.gnm2.J5K5, whole genome shotgun sequence, a single window of DNA contains:
- the LOC112764218 gene encoding uncharacterized protein — MQVHCTCTHPPMRFAPSSSFPKFIGFSKHFHTLIAPSSPKLSPFVLAATMSTDTLPTQNHTTATTTQRPLQVAKRLEKFKTTIFTQMSSLAIKHGAINLGQGFPNFDGPDFVKEAAIQAIRDGKNQYARGYGIPDLNLAIAERFKKDSGLVVDPEKEVTVTCGCTEAIAATILGLINPGDEVIVFAPFYDSYEATLSMAGANIKCITLRPPEFAVPIEELKSAMSKNTRAIMINTPHNPTGKMFTREELDSIASLCIENDVLVFSDEVYDKLAFDMEHISPASLPGMFERTVTMNSLGKTFSLTGWKIGWAIAPPHLTWGVRQAHSFLTFANSTPMQWATAEALRAPESYYVELKRDYMEKRAILVEGLESVGFKVFPSRGTYFVVVDHTPFGLENDVAFCEYLIKEVGVVAIPVSAFCLDPEDGKNLVRFTFCKDEGTLKAAVKRMKEKLRK, encoded by the exons ATGCAGGTTCATTGTACCTGCACTCACCCACCCATGAGATTTgcgccttcttcttcttttcccaaaTTCATTGGCTTTTCAAAGCATTTCCACACTCTTATTGCTCCTTCTTCCCCAAAGTTATCGCCTTTCGTTCTTGCTGCCACCATGTCCACCGACACTCTTCCCACTCAGAATCacaccaccgccaccaccacccAACGTCCTTTGCAG GTTGCAAAGCGCTTAGAGAAGTTCAAAACAACAATCTTCACCCAAATGAGTAGTCTTGCAATCAAACATGGAGCCATAAATCTTGGTCAAGGATTTCCCAACTTTGATGGTCCAGATTTTGTGAAGGAAGCAGCGATTCAGGCAATCAGGGATGGCAAAAATCAGTATGCCCGTGGCTATGGAATTCCGGACCTGAACCTTGCCATTGCTGAGAGATTTAAGAAAGATAGCGGACTTGTGGTGGACCCTGAAAAGGAAGTTACAGTTACATGTGGGTGCACTGAAGCAATTGCTGCAACTATATTAGGATTGATAAACCCTGGCGATGAGGTTATTGTGTTTGCTCCCTTTTATGATTCTTATGAAGCTACTTTATCCATGGCTGGTGCAAATATAAAATGCATCACTTTGCGCCCTCCGGAATTTGCTGTCCCAATCGAAGAATTGAAGTCAGCCATGTCGAAGAATACTCGTGCCATTATGATAAATACTCCTCACAATCCTACCGGAAAGATGTTCACCCGAGAGGAACTCGATTCCATTGCATCTCTTTGCATTGAGAATGATGTTCTTGTTTTTAGTGATGAAGTCTATGATAAGTTGGCATTCGATATGGAGCATATTTCACCCGCTTCATTACCTGGCATGTTTGAGAGGACAGTGACTATGAACTCCTTGGGAAAGACATTCTCCTTAACAGGATGGAAGATCGGGTGGGCCATAGCACCCCCGCACTTAACATGGGGAGTGCGACAGGCACACTCTTTCCTCACTTTCGCAAACTCCACTCCTATGCAGTGGGCAACAGCAGAAGCTCTTAGAGCACCAGAGTCTTACTATGTGGAGCTAAAGAGAGATTACATGGAAAAGAGAGCTATTTTGGTGGAAGGATTGGAATCTGTTGGCTTTAAGGTATTTCCATCAAGAGGAACCTATTTTGTGGTTGTAGATCACACGCCTTTCGGACTGGAAAACGATGTAGCATTTTGTGAGTATCTAATTAAGGAGGTTGGGGTGGTGGCGATTCCTGTCAGCGCATTTTGCTTGGATCCAGAAGACGGAAAGAATCTTGTCAGGTTTACTTTCTGCAAGGATGAGGGAACACTGAAGGCTGCAGTTAAGAGGATGAAGGAGAAGCTTAGAAAATGA
- the LOC112762470 gene encoding protein NODULATION SIGNALING PATHWAY 2-like: MEIDMIDIHNLEFSGYSTTTTTTTPSSDEDPAYTNWTHWSPLVNWEAIAAPHDDFHHLIDSIIDHHHATTPLHLTPDDDDEDDTTTANTVEDESPPLPTTPTPTIAGENETKGLRLVHLLMAAAEALTGTTKSRDLARVILLRLKELVPFSNTSSSTGATNMERLAAHFTQALQGLLDGAGGGGAHNNHSNNNKQYSYGSHQTETLTAFQLLQDMSPYVKFAHFTANQAILEAIAHHRRAHIVDFDIMEGIQWASLLQALASHNKTASPGPHLRITALSRTGSGRRSIATVQETGRRLTAFAASLGQPFSFHHCRMDPDETFRPNGLKLVRGEALVFNCMLNLPHLPYRARDSVASFLNGAKDLSPVLVTMAEEDVGPVGVDAGFVGRFMDSLHHYSAFYDSLEAGFPMEGRARALVERVFLGPRIAASLGRIYRTSEGKEERGSWREWLCGMGFKGVPLSSANQSQAKLLINLFKDGYKLEQLGPNQLVLSWESRRLFSASVWSSSSSHSQIEQL, translated from the coding sequence ATGGAAATAGACATGATTGACATCCATAACCTTGAATTCTCCGGCTACAGtaccaccaccacaaccaccactCCCTCTTCCGACGAAGACCCTGCCTACACCAACTGGACCCACTGGTCCCCCCTCGTCAATTGGGAAGCCATTGCCGCCCCTCATGATGACTTCCACCACCTCATCGACTCAATCATCGACCATCACCATGCCACCACCCCCCTCCACCTCACGCCCGACGACGATGACGAAGACGACACAACCACCGCCAACACAGTCGAAGATGAATCGCCACCACTTCCAACAACACCAACCCCTACCATCGCCGGCGAAAATGAAACAAAAGGCCTGAGGCTAGTGCACCTCCTCATGGCCGCAGCAGAAGCCCTCACTGGCACCACCAAGAGCCGTGACCTGGCTCGAGTGATATTGCTTCGACTCAAAGAGTTGGTTCCTTTCAGCAACACCAGCAGCAGCACAGGGGCCACCAACATGGAAAGACTCGCGGCGCATTTTACCCAGGCACTCCAAGGTTTGCTAGATGGCGCAGGGGGTGGTGGCGCACACAATAATCACAGTAACAATAACAAACAATATAGTTACGGGTCCCACCAAACGGAAACTCTAACAGCATTCCAACTGCTTCAAGACATGTCTCCTTACGTCAAGTTCGCCCACTTCACCGCCAATCAGGCCATTCTTGAAGCCATCGCACACCACAGACGGGCCCACATCGTCGATTTCGACATCATGGAAGGTATCCAGTGGGCCTCACTCTTGCAGGCCCTGGCCTCTCATAACAAAACAGCCTCACCTGGCCCACACCTCCGCATCACTGCATTGTCCAGAACCGGCTCAGGCCGGAGATCCATTGCCACCGTACAGGAAACAGGCCGGAGGCTCACCGCCTTCGCCGCTTCCCTAGGGCAGCCCTTTTCCTTTCACCACTGCAGGATGGACCCCGACGAAACGTTTCGGCCCAACGGGCTGAAACTCGTTCGCGGAGAGGCTTTGGTGTTCAATTGCATGCTCAACCTCCCGCATTTGCCTTACAGAGCGCGCGATTCGGTTGCGTCATTCTTGAACGGCGCGAAGGATTTGAGTCCTGTGCTGGTGACGATGGCAGAAGAGGACGTTGGGCCGGTAGGAGTGGATGCTGGATTTGTGGGCCGATTCATGGACTCACTGCACCACTACTCGGCGTTTTATGATTCGCTTGAAGCCGGGTTCCCAATGGAGGGTCGGGCCCGGGCTTTGGTTGAACGGGTATTTCTTGGACCGAGAATAGCAGCGTCGTTGGGGAGGATATACCGAACAAGTGAGGGGAAGGAAGAAAGAGGGTCGTGGAGGGAATGGTTGTGTGGTATGGGGTTTAAGGGAGTACCTTTAAGCTCAGCCAATCAGAGCCAAGCGAAACTTCTAATAAATTTGTTCAAGGACGGTTACAAATTGGAACAGTTAGGTCCCAATCAGTTAGTGTTGAGTTGGGAATCACGCCGTTTGTTTTCTGCATCTGTTTGgtcttcttcttcctcccacTCTCAGATTGAACAATTGTAG